Part of the Brassica oleracea var. oleracea cultivar TO1000 chromosome C8, BOL, whole genome shotgun sequence genome is shown below.
CGTTCTTGATCGAGATATGTGCCCACGTCCTCTTCTGAAGATGCAGATTTAAGACGAAATGTGACCAACTCATCGTCTAGGTTTAGGTGAATTGGCTAAAAATAACTTTCTAATAAAAAAATTTCACTAATAAGCCTGGAATTAAAATTTTCAGAGTTGACAAACAAAAATGTTTCAGAATTTCAGTTGTTTTGTTTCTTATATGATTTTTTGGAAGATTAAACCTGATTAAAATGAGCAAAAGAGACTTTTGACGTTGATGTAAACAGAAGCATGCATTGCATGCAACAAACCAGACCATGTGAAATTTTGGAAAATTTCAAATATTTACTATAGAAAGAGCGACAAAATGCACTTAAATAGAACTTTAGAAACTGTCAAGACATCGAAATTTTATACCATCTCTACGTAATATCTACATGCACTGACAATAATACTAAACTTTTAGGCATGTCCACATTGTTAGAATCTGATTATTTCACATTAGGATCTTAAATTAGAGTTTAGAGACTGAGCTCCCTTTTTCTAAACCAGTAAATACATCAGTTTTGGTTTACAGGCTCTTAATAAGTTTACCATTAATCATCTTGTATTCAAATGTCAAATTATTCAACTACACATTGATGTGGTCCTGCGGATTACTCTTGTCCCCTCTCTTGCTTAATCAAGTAAGCTTAATTGCTCACTGATCTCCGACACCAACGTGTCTTCAACTGTACTATGTATAGTACTTAAGCCCCCGCTAGTTGCAGATATCTTAGTTAAGTACATATCAACGTACGGTTTTGAATTTAATTAGTGTGACCATAGTCATTAAAAGAAATCTGTAAAACAACAGAATAAATTAAGTAGCTCAAATTGTATACTACTATAAATGAGCATACTTAAATGATTCCTATATTTAACAATGCAATTAAGATTTAATCATTTGAATAATAACTTAAACGAATAACATTGAAAAGAAAAAATATTCATGATGATGCCTGCACTGTACTATTGGTTTGTCCTTCAAGACAACTGTTTTTATTTCAGAAGTAAAAAAAATTGTATCTATTTGTTTAATGTTCAATTTTTTCAACCGATGATTGCATGTGAAAACAATAAAGTATACATATATGTATGGGATTCAACTATTGATAGAAATGGAACTACACACGGTATGAAATCTTGAATAGATTGTACGCATTCTTAATATATTTCTCCAAAAGTGAAAAAGCTTGAGCACAGACAACGAGAGTATGTAGTTTTAATAGTAACAAGGATAAAGTTAACTAAGTAAAACTAATGTATTGTTACTTCCAACATTGATATCAAATCCTACTTAACTATATGTAGTGTACTCTACCATTTGATTTAAATAGATAATCCTTTCCAGTTTCCAAGTCTTTGGTCATTGTTTCACATTATTAGTTACGAGAAGTCTTTATAATCCCAACATGCTCCTAGTTTCAAGATTTGGTATTATTCGAGAAAGAATACAAGAAAAAAATCCATTCAAAGTTTGTCGCATAGCTTCAGAAATATCTTTGCTCAATCTATATAGACATTTGGAGAACCATTGATTAATTATTTAGATTACCAGTACAAAAATCACATGTCTGTAATGCTAAATATATACTAATTGAAATGATAGTTACTGAGCTATATATAAATGATAGGTATTTATAATAATAATACAAATCATTAGATTACATGTTATAGTCAATTTAATCTTCTAAATTTATCTTATTTTTTCAAGGACTAGGATAGTGAGAAAGGACATGTTATGAGAGTGGGTTTAGTTAATAACGAGATGACAAAAGGACAATTCAGTCATTTACTATACGTATGATCAAGTCCGCTTTGTTGTTAGGTGAAGTGTTGGCTCCTATATAACCTCGTCCTCTCCAGCTTGCTCTTTCCTATAAATCAGATTATCAATCAATACATAAACACCTAAAAGAAAAATAAAGAAGTAGGAGAGAGATGGGAAACAGCTTAAGGTGTTGTATAGCTTGTGTGCTTCCATGTGGAGCACTAGACTTGATCAGGATCGTTCATCTAAACGGCCACGTTCAGGAGATCACACGGTCAATAACCGCCGGAGAGATTCTCCAAGCAAACCCAAACCATGTCCTAAGCATACCATGTTCTCAAGGAGTTGTCCGTAAGATCTTGATCTTGTCCCCTGAATCTGAGCTCAAGCGAGGAAGTATCTATTTTCTTATTCCTGATTCTTCTTTGCCGGAGAAGAAAAGGAGGAGAAAAGATAGTCATCGTCAGAGTAAGACTCTCAACAACAGCCCTAGCGTTGACGCCCCTAAAGATGATGATCAATCTGTGAAGTTGTGTACTGAGAAGTACTTAGAAGAAGTTGTGTCGTCGACGTCGACTAGTAAAGAACACCGTCATCGCCGGCGACATAGCAGATCCGCGTCAGTTTCCACGTGGCAGCCTCACCTTGACAGCATCTCTGAGGATCTTAATTAATTCCTCTTCACTTTTCTTTTTCTTCTAGCTAATGGTG
Proteins encoded:
- the LOC106310333 gene encoding uncharacterized protein LOC106310333, coding for MGNSLRCCIACVLPCGALDLIRIVHLNGHVQEITRSITAGEILQANPNHVLSIPCSQGVVRKILILSPESELKRGSIYFLIPDSSLPEKKRRRKDSHRQSKTLNNSPSVDAPKDDDQSVKLCTEKYLEEVVSSTSTSKEHRHRRRHSRSASVSTWQPHLDSISEDLN